From the genome of Gemmatimonadota bacterium:
CGCGGGGATCGTCGGTCTCTTCGCTTCCCGCCATTGCGACCGACGACCGCGGGACCGTGTGGGTGGCGTGGGAGGATCTGCGGAACGGGCGGCGCGACCTGTACCTCAACCGGTCGACCGATGGCGGGGTCTCCTGGCGCGCAGAGGATGTACGGATCGACTCCGACCTCCCGGGCGCGGCCGACTCGTACCACCCGCACCCGGTGGCCCTTCAGGAGGGGCGCGTGCTGCTTGTGTGGTGGGACGAACGAGGCGCGAAGGTGAGCGTCCTTGCGCGAACGGGTGGCGGCGTTCCCTTCGCATGGGACGAACCGGAGGTGCGCATCGACCCGGAATCCGCGGCCGGGCGGGAAGTGGCGGTGTCCGTCAGCGATGTCGGGGCGGTGGCGCTGGCGTGGGAGGAGGGGCTCGCCGAGGCGACTGTTGTGGCGGTCCGCGTCTCGAAAGACGGCGGGTCCACCTGGAGAGAGGTGGCGCATCCGTCGCAAGGTGATGGCGCCGTCTCCCGACCCTTTCCCGCGTGGTCAAGCGACGGCGCACTCCATGTCGCCTGGCGGGAACAGCGTGCCGGGGGGGCGCAGATCCTCCACAGTCTCTCCGGGGACGGCGGAGAGTCGTGGACCCCGCCCGCGCCTCTCTCCGGGGTTCCGCCCGGGGGCAACGCCATGCGCCCCCTTCTTGCGGAAGGGGGAGGGCGGCTGTGGGCGGTCTGGACGGAACGCGAGGCGGGCCGGTCGCGGATTGTCTTCCGCTCCGGAACTGGCGACGGCCGTCGCTGGGCACCGCAGGAAGTCGTGGCGGGAGAGGCCGGAGCGAGCGCCGATTCCCCGCGGATACTCGTGGCGGCGGATGGGGCGCTGCGGATGGTCTGGCGGTCCGTGGGAGCGCCCGGGAGCGGGAGCCTGCGCCTTGCCCGGATACCCGCCCCCGTGGAGTGACGGCCGGGCGCACCGCCCCCTTCCCGGTCGTGGATTGCGGTCTGCCGCGCGTTCGTGCAATCCTGCGGGCACGCGAAAGGAGCGACATGTCGGAAGCCGAACGAGCGGACAGCGCCGTCTCTCTGGAAGTTCACGACGGAGTGGCGATTCTGGTGATGGATCGCCCCGACGCCATGAACGCGGTCGACATCCGTATGGCCTCCCAGCTGGCTTCCGCGCTGGAGGAGGCCGTCTCGGACCCGTGTGTTCGCGCCGTGCTACTCACCGGAACAGGTCGTGCCTTTTGCTCCGGCGGAGACATCCGGGCGATGGCCTCCGCGCTGGATGCCGACCCGCGCGCGTTCTTCGCGGAACTGACGGACAGCCTCCACGCCATCACCCGGTCGCTTCAGTATGCACGCGTTCCGACGATCGCCGCAGTGAACGGACCGGCTGCGGGCTTCGGGTTCGGGCTGGTGCTCTCATGCGATCTTGTCGTTGCCTCCGAGCGCGCGACCTTTTCGATGCTGCACGGACAGGTCGCTCAGATACCCGATGGGGGAGGCTGGTACCTCCTGCCGCGGGTCGTTGGGCGCAAGCGGGCGCTGGATCTGTACCTGACCCGGAGGGTGCTGGACGCGACAGATGCGGAACGCTGGGGGATCGTCTGCCGCGTGCTCCCCGCGACGACCTTCCGCGAGGTCGCCATCGGTTTTGCGCGGGAGATCGCGTGCGGTCCGACGGTGGCCTACCGCGAAGCAAAGCGGCGCATGGCGGAAGGATGGGATCAGCACCTCGACGATTATCTGGACGCGCAGCGAGAGGCCATTGTGGCACTCGGCGGCGGCCGCGACTTTGAAGAAGGCGTCCGCGCGTTCTTGGAGCGGCGCCCACCCGGGTTCCGGGGAGACTAGCCGCCATGCAGCCCAAGGACCGAACGGTGCGCGCGCTGGCGGCGGATGCCGGAGTCCCCGCGCGCGAAGCGGTGCGCATTCTCCGCAAGGGCGGGTTCAAGGTGAGCCACCCCAGCGCCCGCGTCTCGGGCGTGGATCTGAAGCGAGCGCGTGAGGCTCTGGGCCTGCGTGGGCGGGCGCGTCAGGCAGGTGCCGACGCGCGTGTTCTGACGCGCGAGGAACTCACCGACCGGATTCTGAAGGGGCTCTGGGTAAAGAAGAAGGTGGCGAAGAATCGCACGACGGCCATTGAGAACAGCTGGGGGCGGAGTGTTCCCTCTCACCAGAAGGGGCAGGCGCAACAGCTGGTCGAGGAGTTCCTGACGGCGGGCCTCATGGGCGAGAAGATGAGTCAGGGTCGGCGCCATGTCTGGATCACCGGGGAGGGGGTCGCGTTTCTGAATCCGGATGACGGGAGTGACGCAGCCTAACCGCGCCTCTCGTCCAGCGCTTCGCCCAACCGGTGAAGTGCGCCCCGGACGGTCTCTTCCTGTCCGCCGACGCTGACGCGAACCCACCCGGGCTGGCCGAAGTGCTCTCCGCCGGCGACCACCACGCCGCGTTCCGCGCTCAACCGTTCCGCGAAACTTGCCGTGTCCGGCACATGGCGAAGACGCAGGAATGCGTTGATCCCCGCCGCCGGACGAACCCAGCTGACATCGTCACGGGATTCGATCCACTCCGACAGGGCCGCCGTCCCGCGCATCGCGGCTTCGCGTGCCTTCCTTCGGAACGACTCGCGATCTGCAAGCACTCTCACCCCGGTGGCCTGCGACCCATGAGAACCGTCCACCGCCAGATAGAACGAGAACTCCTTCACCGGCGCGAGGGCTTCCGGATTCCCCAGCACCCACCCGACACGCAGCCCGCCGAAACCGTATACCTTGGTGAGCGAAGCGGTTGAGAAGAAGTTCGGTGAATAGGCGAAGCCGGGCCGTGCGCTCTCGGCGAAGTCGAGAAAAACCTCGTCGAGCAGGACACGGAAGTCCCGTTCGGCTGCGAGTTCCGCAAGGCCCGTGAGGAATGTGTCCGTGAGATCCGCACCGGTCGGGTTGTGGAGGCGCGTCAGGACGACGGCCGCGACGGGGGTGCGCGTGGCACGCTCCACCTCCGCGAGCGAAGGTTGCCACCCGTTCTCCGGGCGTCGCGGAATGCGTTCCACGGCGGCTCCGTGAAAGCGCGGGATCTCGTGCAGCGGCGGATAGGTGGGAGTCTCCACGAGAACGCGATCGCCCGGGCCGGCGAGGGTCGCGAGGACGGCATAGTTCGCGAG
Proteins encoded in this window:
- a CDS encoding sialidase family protein produces the protein MLLSPLLVIVSTLLPAPESPASASGPALAWGARGEMIVAWESGRGAARDILFRRLDADGGPLAPVRLDEDGDARSLEVRLAAGSRGVVHATWQDSRAGLDDIFHRRSPDGGRSWPDPATRVDTTPRGSSVSSLPAIATDDRGTVWVAWEDLRNGRRDLYLNRSTDGGVSWRAEDVRIDSDLPGAADSYHPHPVALQEGRVLLVWWDERGAKVSVLARTGGGVPFAWDEPEVRIDPESAAGREVAVSVSDVGAVALAWEEGLAEATVVAVRVSKDGGSTWREVAHPSQGDGAVSRPFPAWSSDGALHVAWREQRAGGAQILHSLSGDGGESWTPPAPLSGVPPGGNAMRPLLAEGGGRLWAVWTEREAGRSRIVFRSGTGDGRRWAPQEVVAGEAGASADSPRILVAADGALRMVWRSVGAPGSGSLRLARIPAPVE
- a CDS encoding enoyl-CoA hydratase-related protein, whose translation is MSEAERADSAVSLEVHDGVAILVMDRPDAMNAVDIRMASQLASALEEAVSDPCVRAVLLTGTGRAFCSGGDIRAMASALDADPRAFFAELTDSLHAITRSLQYARVPTIAAVNGPAAGFGFGLVLSCDLVVASERATFSMLHGQVAQIPDGGGWYLLPRVVGRKRALDLYLTRRVLDATDAERWGIVCRVLPATTFREVAIGFAREIACGPTVAYREAKRRMAEGWDQHLDDYLDAQREAIVALGGGRDFEEGVRAFLERRPPGFRGD
- a CDS encoding pyridoxal phosphate-dependent aminotransferase, whose product is MRRVETFRFMHWAKRHVRAHKWCLGASGMAAPSPEEYPPSPARYGGPNFHGLEELRTAVAGAYGADLDGVLVTEGTSLANYAVLATLAGPGDRVLVETPTYPPLHEIPRFHGAAVERIPRRPENGWQPSLAEVERATRTPVAAVVLTRLHNPTGADLTDTFLTGLAELAAERDFRVLLDEVFLDFAESARPGFAYSPNFFSTASLTKVYGFGGLRVGWVLGNPEALAPVKEFSFYLAVDGSHGSQATGVRVLADRESFRRKAREAAMRGTAALSEWIESRDDVSWVRPAAGINAFLRLRHVPDTASFAERLSAERGVVVAGGEHFGQPGWVRVSVGGQEETVRGALHRLGEALDERRG